A genomic segment from Solenopsis invicta isolate M01_SB chromosome 5, UNIL_Sinv_3.0, whole genome shotgun sequence encodes:
- the LOC120357848 gene encoding uncharacterized protein LOC120357848 — protein sequence MYFAEGGNTLYSGEVKKECNGISTERRTARLLSRRYALTATSYKYLEIGINVGPPSYVEIAIGDHQGRELILSVETWKGLYEQRWNISKLIRNDYKDNFISVGPLTIKVSVMNDVRLTRLESSNVYVTVIESTLHRMFSLYECINVMFERLVRIVDTVDVKYTQFLNIASNVMNQEKAIRESNIFDMRQLVDCELLALFFTA from the exons ATGTACTTTGCCGAGGGAGGTAACACATTGTACAGTggtgaagtgaagaaggaatgCAATGG cATTTCGACGGAGCGTCGTACAGCGCGCTTATTGAGCAGACGTTACGCTTTGACAGCTACGAGTTACAAGTATTTGGAGATTGGAATTAACGTCGGTCCACCGAGTTACGTGGAGATTGCCATAGGTGATCATCAAGGACGAGAATTGATACTGTCTGTCGAAACGTGGAAAGGTCTCTACGAGCAACGatggaatatttccaaattaattcggAATGACTACAAGGACAATTTTATAAGCGTCGGACCCTTAACAATCAAAGTTAGTGTGATGAATGATGTTAGGCTCACACGTCTCGAATCTTCTAACGTGTATGTGACAGTGATTGAATCCACGTTACACCGTATGTTCAGTTTGTACGAGTGTATCAACGTAATGTTCGAGCGCTTAGTTAGAATCGTTGATACAGTCGATGTTAAGTACACACAATTCTTAAACATCGCGTCCAATGTAATGAATCAAGAAAAAGCGATACGCGAGAGCAATATCTTCGATATGCGTCAACTCGTCGATTGTGAGctgttagctttattttttactgcataa
- the LOC113002779 gene encoding E3 ubiquitin-protein ligase HUWE1-like isoform X2: MEKTKLEYIRLMCQMKMTGAICKQFNGSGALRGFNQADCSKFLQFITGTSKVSLQSFAALEGMNGIQKFQIHREDKLTDRLSFAHICFNQLDLPVYETYDKL, encoded by the exons atggaaaagaccaaacttgaatatattaggctcatgtgtcaaatgaaaatgactgGAGCAATTTGTAAGCA ATTCAATGGTTCTGGTGCATTGCGAGGTTTTAATCAAGCGGATTGTTCGAAGTTCTTACAATTTATCACTGGTACATCTAAAGTGTCGTTACAAAGTTTTGCTGCGTTAGAAGGCATGAACGGCATACAAAAGTTCCAAATTCACAGAGAAGACAAGTTGACAGACAGGCTTTCATTTGCacatatttg tttCAATCAACTGGATTTGCCAGTGTACGAGACGTATGATAAACTCTAA
- the LOC113006288 gene encoding uncharacterized protein LOC113006288: protein MDYYVPLQQDEMCEKVTLPRYTPHILGRRLALTSTAYKYLDIRISVGPTSFVEILIGDNRGNQIILAHATWTALFQKRADIERLVQSTSPSSALSIQDLIVQLIKLRNENIVKLTLRDTCMYLKPKTVLFLFELEQCVEHIYYSLYQYTYTVSEKYKHFVTLLRQNYVNNKCDAAKLLREKYDKTSLLECEMLAYALDNIVHDALHDK from the exons ATGGACTACTACGTGCCGCTTCAACAGGACGAAATGTGTGAAAAAgt aacattgccACGGTATACGCCTCACATTTTGGGGAGGAGATTGGCATTGACGTCCACAGCGTATAAATATCTCGACATTAGAATCAGCGTAGGACCAACATCGTTTGTGGAGATACTTATTGGTGACAATCGAGGCAATCAAATAATTCTGGCTCATGCAACGTGGACAGCACTGTTCCAGAAACGTGCGGACATTGAACGACTCGTGCAGTCGACTTCTCCTTCCTCAGCATTATCGATTCAAGATCTTATTGTACAACTCATTAAACtgcgtaatgaaaatattgttaaattaacattacgcGATACTTGCATGTATTTGAAACCAAAAACTGTACTTTTTCTGTTTGAGCTCGAACAATGCGTCGAGCATATATATTActctttatatcaatatacatatacagtgagcgaaaaatataaacattttgtaacccTTTTAcgccaaaattatgttaataataaatgcgaTGCGGCAAAACTcttgcgagaaaaatatgataaaacttcGCTTTTAGAATGTGAAATGTTAGCTTACGCTTTAGATAATATTGTACATGATGCATtacatgacaaataa
- the LOC113002779 gene encoding E3 ubiquitin-protein ligase HUWE1-like isoform X1, whose amino-acid sequence MEKTKLEYIRLMCQMKMTGAICKQFNGSGVFNGSGALRGFNQADCSKFLQFITGTSKVSLQSFAALEGMNGIQKFQIHREDKLTDRLSFAHICFNQLDLPVYETYDKL is encoded by the exons atggaaaagaccaaacttgaatatattaggctcatgtgtcaaatgaaaatgactgGAGCAATTTGTAAGCA attcaatggttctggtgt ATTCAATGGTTCTGGTGCATTGCGAGGTTTTAATCAAGCGGATTGTTCGAAGTTCTTACAATTTATCACTGGTACATCTAAAGTGTCGTTACAAAGTTTTGCTGCGTTAGAAGGCATGAACGGCATACAAAAGTTCCAAATTCACAGAGAAGACAAGTTGACAGACAGGCTTTCATTTGCacatatttg tttCAATCAACTGGATTTGCCAGTGTACGAGACGTATGATAAACTCTAA